A single region of the Gasterosteus aculeatus chromosome 1, fGasAcu3.hap1.1, whole genome shotgun sequence genome encodes:
- the zc3h13 gene encoding zinc finger CCCH domain-containing protein 13 isoform X2, producing the protein MSKIRRKVTVENSKTISDSSSSSSTTTSSTSNPAAPSRRPSVFERLGPSTGSNAADSHCRNWLKTGNCSYGNTCRYTHGTQPRGKGFSFSRSAERPTGDLRERMKNKRQDVDPENLKRDLDEPASPTARQRDSSRGRHREKEDIKITKERTPASEEEPTEWETNREDSDIGDYDYELSLEMKRQKIQRELMKLEQENLDKREEIIIKKDETPAKTRAQAMPKASPELLSKQDSPSSRKSTGSPKHKSGNKGPGSGKKEKKAVVPSPVSESTRPSKGSHSKKKGPRTPSPPPPVPLDIPVVGKKHKGKHKNKEKSEEKQKEAKDRGRDIEKHKEKKEKRRDRSDSSHKAKRSMTSEERSGSVSSPSRGTTPTARKKSTSPKALSHKTPVLVSPPRRSPTPPRHQRTPTPPRHKRTPTPPRHHSPSSNSGSSAQRNSSSPRRRRSSSPAYHRSAVVLTSASSPPSSRRSRSPPASHSASSPHRRSDRSSPGQRHSRGRERSRGERERSPPAQERRHERRDESRSKREKERDDRDYEPEQVSSRDARDDRETREARERRDARSRGRDTARETRDHRDNRDVKETRESRAETRSSRESLERRDRERERDREKERDKDREREKERERTDNHRKEEPAQEDRSYGRGHGREDGGRAEGRTENRIDRTERNSRGRGRANETSDKGSNRNSRGSQLESGHDNWESRSSGVRERSVERSTDRSATERSSERGSDRDRYEGDRRGEARDSSYDRRGGHGERDRRDNRERGGDQRAASPVRHQGRSDESEREDRREDRRADRPEDRRDDRTRDREREREREKEKEREREKEREKEVERERVREREREREREREREREREREREEREREREERERERERKEREREREREREREQREQRERERQREWEERERGREERRERRDDTRDDRTVRDDRKTSRKRPRVESSPSPRASPKRAARDVSPADSDGYNSAEEKSERAIGRGQAKLHPQPLLPTPVCLHPPDSADKNRLLSQVVRPQEPPLRSPPRAAASDEKPAHWKDDERRGAGDKREARGRHEDPEPRGERSRGGDRRGEPVADGPSDSRGRGCRDQRESTPPLLPSALAAASEDRDTVGSQSHEEGKKKKSQRKVLKKVRKEDEVGGGGNIPGGAGERFKPEPPAGGAAEAPPPVHSPKKGARKKALDRKRKRSREGESDVSDEDLSAPQPQNKRKRGPRTPPPSMRPDPRAAVGNMEPSPLPKMDNFSDWSDEEVTDRAAPLETQTPPAEPLKRGAGPRVGRDRERCHPPAIAPLLPQDPPMLLPTLTPQPLMSQPLLRKLPPEQARSSSMGSNQSRTSSRRLRSPSNESAHRDDPQGPRARRGRLQGANSRDRERERERPVVGEPLVVERKSRIDQLRRAEPSRSTSSDRQDSRSHSSRRSSPDSERPARSGSRAGSYDSRERERDREPFERERDRKDLRPQQPQQQPPPTQPQQQQQQQPPPAQQLHQQQQPLLLQQPLQLQRDWEPEPRDWPSRGREPLLMRPGREPLLRERDIRDRERLLPEGLIQQHERERERERERERDVRGGGGDRERMMMMDLLPHGDLRLAGRGDLRGDLRGDLRGDLRGEMIRQERSDFEPRECAYVPREVFSSLELEKPINSHHLMGDQREQEKTDSIDGDDDGKEDESVTSVGEEYEPISDDELDEILADSQKKEDQQDDEKITGPLDVIDVDWSSLMPKTKQEPRAAGAALLRFTPGAVLLRAGISRRLAGPELMEQVREVCKSELDDPKDADKLFEHDLGALNMAALNRRVERAGLLRNLGPCCKALCARRDFAIRRQLLKNDKGLTKQYPATPVVDNELLQMSMRLFRRTMAGQAAGPERSDAGSVPAAEVAPAGGSKLGTAQPEVCVS; encoded by the exons ATGTCCAAGATCAGGCGGAAGGTAACAGTGGAGAATTCAAAAACCATAtctgatagcagcagcagcagcagcaccacgaCCAGCAGCACCAGTAACCCCGCCGCCCCATCCCGCCGGCCCAGTGTGTTTGAAAGACTTGGCCCCAGCACTGGGAGTAATGCTGCTGAT AGTCACTGCAGAAATTGGCTGAAGACCGGTAATTGCAGTTACGGCAACACTTGTCGCTACACACATGGAACTCAGCCACGAGGCAAAGGATTTAGCTTCAGCCG GTCAGCTGAGAGACCCACAGGTGATCTGCGGGAGAGGATGAAGAATAAAAGACAGGATGTTGACCCAGAAAACTTGAAGCGTGACCTAGACGAGCCCGCATCCCCCACAGCTAGA CAGAGAGACTCCTCCAGAGGCCGACACAGGGAAAAGGAGGATATAAAGATCACAAAGGAGCGCACCCCAGCCAGTGAAGAAGAGCCCACAGAGTGGGAAACCAATCGCGAAG ACTCCGATATCGGTGACTACGACTACGAGTTATCCCTCGAGATGAAGCGCCAGAAGATTCAGCGCGAGCTGATGAAATTGGAGCAGGAGAACTTGGACAAGAGGGAGGAAATTATCATTAAGAAAGATGAGACGCCCGCAAAAACAAGAGCACAAGCCATGCCAAAG GCCTCCCCAGAGCTGCTAAGCAAGCAAGACTCGCCCTCATCCCGGAAGTCAACTGGATCCCCAAAACACAAAAGTGGAAACAAAGGACCAGGCTctggaaagaaggagaagaaggccgTAGTGCCCTCACCAGTTTCTGAATCTACCAG GCCTTCAAAAGGGAGCCACAGTAAGAAGAAAGGGCCCCGGACccccagtccccctcccccGGTCCCTCTAGATATTCCTGTTGTTggtaaaaaacacaaaggaaagcACAAGAACAAGGAGAAGtctgaggagaagcagaaggaggCAAAGGATCGAGGGAGAGAtattgaaaaacacaaagagaaaaaggagaaacgCAG GGACAGGTCAGACAGTTCCCACAAGGCCAAGCGCTCAATGACATCAGAGGAGCGTTCTGGCAGTGTGTCCTCTCCCTCCAGGGGCACTACACCCACGGCCAGGAAGAAGTCCACCTCTCCGAAAGCTTTGTCCCACAAGACCCCAGTGCTGGTCTCCCCTCCTCGCAG GTCTCCCACTCCTCCACGCCACCAGCGCACCCCCACTCCTCCACGCCACAAGCGCACCCCCACTCCTCCACGCCACCATTCGCCCTCCTCCAACTCTGGTTCCTCGGCCCAGCGGAACTCTTCgtctcctcgccgccgccgctcgtCCTCCCCCGCCTACCACCGGAGCGCGGTGGTCCTGACGtccgcctcctcccctccgaGCTCCCGGCGGTCCCGGTCCCCTCCCGCGTCCCACAGCGCCTCCTCTCCCCACCGCCGGTCCGACCGATCGAGCCCCGGCCAGCGCCACTCCAGGGGCCGCGAGAGGAGCCgcggagaaagagagaggagtcCGCCTGCTCAGGAGCGCAGGCATGAGCGCAGAGATG AAAGCCGCAGCAAGCGAGAGAAAGAGCGCGATGATCGGGACTACGAGCCCGAACAGGTCTCGTCGCGGGACGCCCGCGATGATCGGGAGACCAGAGAGGCCCGCGAGCGACGGGACGCTCGCTCGCGAGGCAGGGATACGGCCCGAGAGACCCGTGACCATCGAGACAACCGGGACGTGAAGGAAACCAGAGAAAGCCGAGCGGAGACCCGCTCCAGCCGAGAGTCGCTGGAGCGCCGCGACCGCGAACGAGAGAGGGACCGCGAGAAGGAgagggacaaagacagagagcgagaaaaggagagggagaggactgACAACCACCGGAAGGAGGAACCGGCTCAGGAGGACAGGAGTTATGGCCGAGGTCACGGACGGGAGGATGGGGGCAGAGCTGAAGGAAGGACGGAGAACAGGATAGACAGGACCGAGAGGAACAGCCGAGGGAGAGGGCGAGCCAATGAAACGTCTGACAAAG GCTCAAACAGGAACTCCCGGGGTTCCCAACTGGAGAGCGGCCATGACAACTGGGAGTCCCGGAGCAGCGGCGTGCGTGAGCGGAGTGTGGAGAGGAGCACCGATCGCAGCGCTACCGAGCGGAGCTCCGAGAGGGGCTCGGACCGAGATCGCTACGAGGgggacaggagaggagaggccagAGACTCCTCGTACGACAGGAGAGGAGGGCACGGAGAGCGGGATCGGAGAGACAACCGAGAAAGAGGCGGAG ATCAAAGAGCAGCCTCTCCCGTCAGACACCAGGGGAGATCAGATGAGTCTGAGAGGGAGGACCGGAGGGAGGACCGCAGGGCAGATAGAccagaggacagaagagacGACAGGACCCGTGACCgagagagggagcgggagagggagaaagagaaggagagggagagggaaaaggagcgagagaaggaggtggagagggagcgTGTCAGGGAGAGGGAACGGGAacgagaaagggagagagagcgcgagagggagagggaacgGGAGCGGGAGGAGCGCGAACGGGAGAGGGAGGAACgggagcgggagagggagaggaaagagcgcgagagagagagggagcgcgagagagagagggagcaacgggagcagcgggagagggagaggcagcgGGAATGGGAGGAGcgggagagagggcgagaggaaAGGCGGGAAAGGAGAGACGACACCAGGGACGACCGCACCGTCAGAGACGACCGCAAAACGAG TCGCAAGCGGCCCAGGGTGGAGAGCAGCCCGAGCCCCAGAGCCTCGCCGAAGCGAGCGGCCCGCGACGTCAGCCCCGCGGACAGCGACGGCTACAACAGCGCGGAAGAAAAAAGTGAGCGGGCAATTGGCCGGGGGCAGGCCAAGCTCCACCCTCAGCCCCTCCTCCCAACCCCAGTGTGTCTGCATCCACCTGACA GTGCTGACAAGAACCGCTTGCTGAGCCAGGTGGTGCGGCCCCAGGAGCCGCCGCTGCGCTCCCCGCCGAGGGCCGCCGCGTCCGACGAGAAGCCCGCCCACTGGAAGGACGACGAGCGCAGAGGAGCCGGGGACAAAAGGGAAGCACGCGGCCGCCACGAGGACCCGGAGCCTCGCGGGGAGCGCAGCAGAGGGGGCGACAGGCGGGGAGAGCCCGTCGCGGATGGCCCGTCCGACTCCCGCGGCCGAGGCTGCAGGGACCAGCGAGAGTCCACGCCGCCACTCCTTCCCTCGGCCCTCGCCGCGGCCAGCGAAGACAGAGACACAGTCGGCTCCCAATCCCATGAGgagggtaaaaagaaaaagtcacagAGGAAGGTGCTGAAGAAGGTTCGCAAGGAGGATgaggtcggcggcggcggcaacaTTCCGGGAGGTGCGGGAGAGCGTTTCAAGCCCGAGCCCCCAGCCGGCGGCGCCGCCGAGGCGCCTCCACCCGTACACTCGCCCAAGAAAGGAGCCAGGAAGAAGGCGCTTGATCGGAAGAGGAAACGCTCACGAGAGGGGGAATCAGACGTGTCGGATGAGGATCTGTCTGCCCCTCAGCCGCAGAACAAGAGGAAGCGAGGGCCCaggacgccgccgccgtcgATGAGGCCCGATCCCCGTGCTGCCGTGGGCAACATGGAGCCATCTCCTCTTCCCAAAATGGACAACTTTAGCGACTGGTCAGATGAGGAGGTCACGGACAGAGCGGCACCGCTGGAGACACAAACTCCTCCGGCTGAGCCCCTTAAGAGAGGCGCTGGTCCCAGAGTGGGCAGGGACAGGGAGCGGTGTCACCCTCCTGCCATCGCTCCCCTGCTCCCCCAAGATCCCCCGATGCTGCTGCCCACTCTGACCCCGCAGCCCCTCATGTCGCAGCCGCTGCTCCGCAAGCTTCCCCCGGAGCAGgcgcgcagcagcagcatgggGAGCAACCAGAGCCGCACGTCGTCCAGACGCCTGCGATCTCCCTCCAACGAGTCGGCCCACCGAGACGACCCCCAGGGTCCACGCGCCCGCCGGGGTCGGCTGCAGGGCGCCAACTCTCGGGACcgagagagggaaagggagaggcCGGTTGTGGGCGAACCTCTGGTGGTCGAGAGGAAGTCCCGAATTGACCAGCTGAGGAGAGCGGAGCCCAGTCGCAGCACCTCGTCAG ACCGCCAGGACTCGCGCAGCCACAGCTCCAGGCGCAGCTCCCCCGACTCAGAGAGGCCGGCCAGGTCGGGATCCCGCGCCGGCTCCTACGACAGtcgagagcgggagagagacagggagccGTTTGAGCGGGAACGAGACCGAAAAGACCTCCGGCCTCAGCAGCCGCAGCAACAACCCCCGCCCACgcagccacagcagcagcagcagcagcaaccaccaCCAGCACAACAActacaccaacagcagcagcccctgctcctccagcagcccctTCAACTGCAGAGAGACTGGGAGCCCGAACCCAGGGACTGGCCCAGCAGAGGACGGGAGCCCCTTCTTATGCGTCCTGGCCGGGAACCTCTCCTGAGGGAGCGGGACATCAGGGACAGGGAACGCCTGCTCCCCGAAGGACTCATCCAGCAACacgagcgagagagggagagggagcgggagagggagagagatgttaGAGGCGGCGGCGGTGATCGggagaggatgatgatgatggacctCCTGCCACACGGGGACCTCAGGCTCGCAGGGCGGGGAGACCTGCGGGGAGACCTGCGGGGAGACCTGCGGGGAGAC CTGCGGGGGGAGATGATAAGACAAGAGAGGAGCGACTTTGAGCCAAGAGAATGTGCCTATGTGCCAAGAGAAGTCTTCAGCTCTTTAGAGTTGGAGAAACCCATCAACAGTCACCATCTAATGGGAGAtcagagggagcaggagaagacGGACAGCATTGATG GAGACGATGACGGGAAAGAAGACGAGTCAGTCACCTCCGTGGGAGAGGAGTATGAACCAATCAGTGATGACGAGCTGGATGAAATACTGGCTGACAGCCAGAAAAAAGAGGATCAGCAGGACGACGAAAAAATTACAG GTCCTCTGGATGTCATCGACGTGGACTGGTCCAGCCTGATGCCCAAAACGAAGCAGGAGCCCCGGGCGGCGGGGGCAGCACTGCTCCGGTTCACTCCGGGGGCCGTGCTTCTGAGGGCGGGAATCTCTAGGCGCCTCGCTGGGCCCGAGCTGATGGAGCAGGTCAGAGAGGTGTGCAAGTCCGAGCTGGACGACCCCAAAg ATGCCGACAAGCTGTTTGAGCATGACCTGGGGGCTCTGAACATGGCCGCTCTGAATAGGCGGGTGGAGAGGGCGGGTCTGCTGAGAAACCTCGGGCCCTGCTGCAAGGCCCTGTGTGCTCGGAGGGACTTCGCCATCCGCCGGCAGCTGTTAAAAAACGACAAG gGCCTAACCAAGCAGTACCCCGCCACGCCCGTGGTGGAcaacgagctgctgcagatgAGCATGCGTCTATTCAGAAGGACCATGGCGGGCCAGGCCGCGGGCCCAGAGCGGTCCGACGCCGGCTCCGTGCCGGCGGCCGAGGTCGCTCCCGCCGGTGGTAGTAAGCTCGGCACGGCACAgcccgaggtgtgtgtgtcctga
- the zc3h13 gene encoding zinc finger CCCH domain-containing protein 13 isoform X3, with product MSKIRRKVTVENSKTISDSSSSSSTTTSSTSNPAAPSRRPSVFERLGPSTGSNAADSHCRNWLKTGNCSYGNTCRYTHGTQPRGKGFSFSRSAERPTGDLRERMKNKRQDVDPENLKRDLDEPASPTARQRDSSRGRHREKEDIKITKERTPASEEEPTEWETNREDSDIGDYDYELSLEMKRQKIQRELMKLEQENLDKREEIIIKKDETPAKTRAQAMPKASPELLSKQDSPSSRKSTGSPKHKSGNKGPGSGKKEKKAVVPSPVSESTRPSKGSHSKKKGPRTPSPPPPVPLDIPVVGKKHKGKHKNKEKSEEKQKEAKDRGRDIEKHKEKKEKRRDRSDSSHKAKRSMTSEERSGSVSSPSRGTTPTARKKSTSPKALSHKTPVLVSPPRRSPTPPRHQRTPTPPRHKRTPTPPRHHSPSSNSGSSAQRNSSSPRRRRSSSPAYHRSAVVLTSASSPPSSRRSRSPPASHSASSPHRRSDRSSPGQRHSRGRERSRGERERSPPAQERRHERRDESRSKREKERDDRDYEPEQVSSRDARDDRETREARERRDARSRGRDTARETRDHRDNRDVKETRESRAETRSSRESLERRDRERERDREKERDKDREREKERERTDNHRKEEPAQEDRSYGRGHGREDGGRAEGRTENRIDRTERNSRGRGRANETSDKGSNRNSRGSQLESGHDNWESRSSGVRERSVERSTDRSATERSSERGSDRDRYEGDRRGEARDSSYDRRGGHGERDRRDNRERGGDQRAASPVRHQGRSDESEREDRREDRRADRPEDRRDDRTRDREREREREKEKEREREKEREKEVERERVREREREREREREREREREREREEREREREERERERERKEREREREREREREQREQRERERQREWEERERGREERRERRDDTRDDRTVRDDRKTSRKRPRVESSPSPRASPKRAARDVSPADSDGYNSAEEKSADKNRLLSQVVRPQEPPLRSPPRAAASDEKPAHWKDDERRGAGDKREARGRHEDPEPRGERSRGGDRRGEPVADGPSDSRGRGCRDQRESTPPLLPSALAAASEDRDTVGSQSHEEGKKKKSQRKVLKKVRKEDEVGGGGNIPGGAGERFKPEPPAGGAAEAPPPVHSPKKGARKKALDRKRKRSREGESDVSDEDLSAPQPQNKRKRGPRTPPPSMRPDPRAAVGNMEPSPLPKMDNFSDWSDEEVTDRAAPLETQTPPAEPLKRGAGPRVGRDRERCHPPAIAPLLPQDPPMLLPTLTPQPLMSQPLLRKLPPEQARSSSMGSNQSRTSSRRLRSPSNESAHRDDPQGPRARRGRLQGANSRDRERERERPVVGEPLVVERKSRIDQLRRAEPSRSTSSDRQDSRSHSSRRSSPDSERPARSGSRAGSYDSRERERDREPFERERDRKDLRPQQPQQQPPPTQPQQQQQQQPPPAQQLHQQQQPLLLQQPLQLQRDWEPEPRDWPSRGREPLLMRPGREPLLRERDIRDRERLLPEGLIQQHERERERERERERDVRGGGGDRERMMMMDLLPHGDLRLAGRGDLRGDLRGDLRGDLRGDLRGDLRGDLRGEMIRQERSDFEPRECAYVPREVFSSLELEKPINSHHLMGDQREQEKTDSIDGDDDGKEDESVTSVGEEYEPISDDELDEILADSQKKEDQQDDEKITGPLDVIDVDWSSLMPKTKQEPRAAGAALLRFTPGAVLLRAGISRRLAGPELMEQVREVCKSELDDPKDADKLFEHDLGALNMAALNRRVERAGLLRNLGPCCKALCARRDFAIRRQLLKNDKGLTKQYPATPVVDNELLQMSMRLFRRTMAGQAAGPERSDAGSVPAAEVAPAGGSKLGTAQPEVCVS from the exons ATGTCCAAGATCAGGCGGAAGGTAACAGTGGAGAATTCAAAAACCATAtctgatagcagcagcagcagcagcaccacgaCCAGCAGCACCAGTAACCCCGCCGCCCCATCCCGCCGGCCCAGTGTGTTTGAAAGACTTGGCCCCAGCACTGGGAGTAATGCTGCTGAT AGTCACTGCAGAAATTGGCTGAAGACCGGTAATTGCAGTTACGGCAACACTTGTCGCTACACACATGGAACTCAGCCACGAGGCAAAGGATTTAGCTTCAGCCG GTCAGCTGAGAGACCCACAGGTGATCTGCGGGAGAGGATGAAGAATAAAAGACAGGATGTTGACCCAGAAAACTTGAAGCGTGACCTAGACGAGCCCGCATCCCCCACAGCTAGA CAGAGAGACTCCTCCAGAGGCCGACACAGGGAAAAGGAGGATATAAAGATCACAAAGGAGCGCACCCCAGCCAGTGAAGAAGAGCCCACAGAGTGGGAAACCAATCGCGAAG ACTCCGATATCGGTGACTACGACTACGAGTTATCCCTCGAGATGAAGCGCCAGAAGATTCAGCGCGAGCTGATGAAATTGGAGCAGGAGAACTTGGACAAGAGGGAGGAAATTATCATTAAGAAAGATGAGACGCCCGCAAAAACAAGAGCACAAGCCATGCCAAAG GCCTCCCCAGAGCTGCTAAGCAAGCAAGACTCGCCCTCATCCCGGAAGTCAACTGGATCCCCAAAACACAAAAGTGGAAACAAAGGACCAGGCTctggaaagaaggagaagaaggccgTAGTGCCCTCACCAGTTTCTGAATCTACCAG GCCTTCAAAAGGGAGCCACAGTAAGAAGAAAGGGCCCCGGACccccagtccccctcccccGGTCCCTCTAGATATTCCTGTTGTTggtaaaaaacacaaaggaaagcACAAGAACAAGGAGAAGtctgaggagaagcagaaggaggCAAAGGATCGAGGGAGAGAtattgaaaaacacaaagagaaaaaggagaaacgCAG GGACAGGTCAGACAGTTCCCACAAGGCCAAGCGCTCAATGACATCAGAGGAGCGTTCTGGCAGTGTGTCCTCTCCCTCCAGGGGCACTACACCCACGGCCAGGAAGAAGTCCACCTCTCCGAAAGCTTTGTCCCACAAGACCCCAGTGCTGGTCTCCCCTCCTCGCAG GTCTCCCACTCCTCCACGCCACCAGCGCACCCCCACTCCTCCACGCCACAAGCGCACCCCCACTCCTCCACGCCACCATTCGCCCTCCTCCAACTCTGGTTCCTCGGCCCAGCGGAACTCTTCgtctcctcgccgccgccgctcgtCCTCCCCCGCCTACCACCGGAGCGCGGTGGTCCTGACGtccgcctcctcccctccgaGCTCCCGGCGGTCCCGGTCCCCTCCCGCGTCCCACAGCGCCTCCTCTCCCCACCGCCGGTCCGACCGATCGAGCCCCGGCCAGCGCCACTCCAGGGGCCGCGAGAGGAGCCgcggagaaagagagaggagtcCGCCTGCTCAGGAGCGCAGGCATGAGCGCAGAGATG AAAGCCGCAGCAAGCGAGAGAAAGAGCGCGATGATCGGGACTACGAGCCCGAACAGGTCTCGTCGCGGGACGCCCGCGATGATCGGGAGACCAGAGAGGCCCGCGAGCGACGGGACGCTCGCTCGCGAGGCAGGGATACGGCCCGAGAGACCCGTGACCATCGAGACAACCGGGACGTGAAGGAAACCAGAGAAAGCCGAGCGGAGACCCGCTCCAGCCGAGAGTCGCTGGAGCGCCGCGACCGCGAACGAGAGAGGGACCGCGAGAAGGAgagggacaaagacagagagcgagaaaaggagagggagaggactgACAACCACCGGAAGGAGGAACCGGCTCAGGAGGACAGGAGTTATGGCCGAGGTCACGGACGGGAGGATGGGGGCAGAGCTGAAGGAAGGACGGAGAACAGGATAGACAGGACCGAGAGGAACAGCCGAGGGAGAGGGCGAGCCAATGAAACGTCTGACAAAG GCTCAAACAGGAACTCCCGGGGTTCCCAACTGGAGAGCGGCCATGACAACTGGGAGTCCCGGAGCAGCGGCGTGCGTGAGCGGAGTGTGGAGAGGAGCACCGATCGCAGCGCTACCGAGCGGAGCTCCGAGAGGGGCTCGGACCGAGATCGCTACGAGGgggacaggagaggagaggccagAGACTCCTCGTACGACAGGAGAGGAGGGCACGGAGAGCGGGATCGGAGAGACAACCGAGAAAGAGGCGGAG ATCAAAGAGCAGCCTCTCCCGTCAGACACCAGGGGAGATCAGATGAGTCTGAGAGGGAGGACCGGAGGGAGGACCGCAGGGCAGATAGAccagaggacagaagagacGACAGGACCCGTGACCgagagagggagcgggagagggagaaagagaaggagagggagagggaaaaggagcgagagaaggaggtggagagggagcgTGTCAGGGAGAGGGAACGGGAacgagaaagggagagagagcgcgagagggagagggaacgGGAGCGGGAGGAGCGCGAACGGGAGAGGGAGGAACgggagcgggagagggagaggaaagagcgcgagagagagagggagcgcgagagagagagggagcaacgggagcagcgggagagggagaggcagcgGGAATGGGAGGAGcgggagagagggcgagaggaaAGGCGGGAAAGGAGAGACGACACCAGGGACGACCGCACCGTCAGAGACGACCGCAAAACGAG TCGCAAGCGGCCCAGGGTGGAGAGCAGCCCGAGCCCCAGAGCCTCGCCGAAGCGAGCGGCCCGCGACGTCAGCCCCGCGGACAGCGACGGCTACAACAGCGCGGAAGAAAAAA GTGCTGACAAGAACCGCTTGCTGAGCCAGGTGGTGCGGCCCCAGGAGCCGCCGCTGCGCTCCCCGCCGAGGGCCGCCGCGTCCGACGAGAAGCCCGCCCACTGGAAGGACGACGAGCGCAGAGGAGCCGGGGACAAAAGGGAAGCACGCGGCCGCCACGAGGACCCGGAGCCTCGCGGGGAGCGCAGCAGAGGGGGCGACAGGCGGGGAGAGCCCGTCGCGGATGGCCCGTCCGACTCCCGCGGCCGAGGCTGCAGGGACCAGCGAGAGTCCACGCCGCCACTCCTTCCCTCGGCCCTCGCCGCGGCCAGCGAAGACAGAGACACAGTCGGCTCCCAATCCCATGAGgagggtaaaaagaaaaagtcacagAGGAAGGTGCTGAAGAAGGTTCGCAAGGAGGATgaggtcggcggcggcggcaacaTTCCGGGAGGTGCGGGAGAGCGTTTCAAGCCCGAGCCCCCAGCCGGCGGCGCCGCCGAGGCGCCTCCACCCGTACACTCGCCCAAGAAAGGAGCCAGGAAGAAGGCGCTTGATCGGAAGAGGAAACGCTCACGAGAGGGGGAATCAGACGTGTCGGATGAGGATCTGTCTGCCCCTCAGCCGCAGAACAAGAGGAAGCGAGGGCCCaggacgccgccgccgtcgATGAGGCCCGATCCCCGTGCTGCCGTGGGCAACATGGAGCCATCTCCTCTTCCCAAAATGGACAACTTTAGCGACTGGTCAGATGAGGAGGTCACGGACAGAGCGGCACCGCTGGAGACACAAACTCCTCCGGCTGAGCCCCTTAAGAGAGGCGCTGGTCCCAGAGTGGGCAGGGACAGGGAGCGGTGTCACCCTCCTGCCATCGCTCCCCTGCTCCCCCAAGATCCCCCGATGCTGCTGCCCACTCTGACCCCGCAGCCCCTCATGTCGCAGCCGCTGCTCCGCAAGCTTCCCCCGGAGCAGgcgcgcagcagcagcatgggGAGCAACCAGAGCCGCACGTCGTCCAGACGCCTGCGATCTCCCTCCAACGAGTCGGCCCACCGAGACGACCCCCAGGGTCCACGCGCCCGCCGGGGTCGGCTGCAGGGCGCCAACTCTCGGGACcgagagagggaaagggagaggcCGGTTGTGGGCGAACCTCTGGTGGTCGAGAGGAAGTCCCGAATTGACCAGCTGAGGAGAGCGGAGCCCAGTCGCAGCACCTCGTCAG ACCGCCAGGACTCGCGCAGCCACAGCTCCAGGCGCAGCTCCCCCGACTCAGAGAGGCCGGCCAGGTCGGGATCCCGCGCCGGCTCCTACGACAGtcgagagcgggagagagacagggagccGTTTGAGCGGGAACGAGACCGAAAAGACCTCCGGCCTCAGCAGCCGCAGCAACAACCCCCGCCCACgcagccacagcagcagcagcagcagcaaccaccaCCAGCACAACAActacaccaacagcagcagcccctgctcctccagcagcccctTCAACTGCAGAGAGACTGGGAGCCCGAACCCAGGGACTGGCCCAGCAGAGGACGGGAGCCCCTTCTTATGCGTCCTGGCCGGGAACCTCTCCTGAGGGAGCGGGACATCAGGGACAGGGAACGCCTGCTCCCCGAAGGACTCATCCAGCAACacgagcgagagagggagagggagcgggagagggagagagatgttaGAGGCGGCGGCGGTGATCGggagaggatgatgatgatggacctCCTGCCACACGGGGACCTCAGGCTCGCAGGGCGGGGAGACCTGCGGGGAGACCTGCGGGGAGACCTGCGGGGAGACCTGCGGGGAGACCTGCGGGGAGACCTGCGGGGAGACCTGCGGGGGGAGATGATAAGACAAGAGAGGAGCGACTTTGAGCCAAGAGAATGTGCCTATGTGCCAAGAGAAGTCTTCAGCTCTTTAGAGTTGGAGAAACCCATCAACAGTCACCATCTAATGGGAGAtcagagggagcaggagaagacGGACAGCATTGATG GAGACGATGACGGGAAAGAAGACGAGTCAGTCACCTCCGTGGGAGAGGAGTATGAACCAATCAGTGATGACGAGCTGGATGAAATACTGGCTGACAGCCAGAAAAAAGAGGATCAGCAGGACGACGAAAAAATTACAG GTCCTCTGGATGTCATCGACGTGGACTGGTCCAGCCTGATGCCCAAAACGAAGCAGGAGCCCCGGGCGGCGGGGGCAGCACTGCTCCGGTTCACTCCGGGGGCCGTGCTTCTGAGGGCGGGAATCTCTAGGCGCCTCGCTGGGCCCGAGCTGATGGAGCAGGTCAGAGAGGTGTGCAAGTCCGAGCTGGACGACCCCAAAg ATGCCGACAAGCTGTTTGAGCATGACCTGGGGGCTCTGAACATGGCCGCTCTGAATAGGCGGGTGGAGAGGGCGGGTCTGCTGAGAAACCTCGGGCCCTGCTGCAAGGCCCTGTGTGCTCGGAGGGACTTCGCCATCCGCCGGCAGCTGTTAAAAAACGACAAG gGCCTAACCAAGCAGTACCCCGCCACGCCCGTGGTGGAcaacgagctgctgcagatgAGCATGCGTCTATTCAGAAGGACCATGGCGGGCCAGGCCGCGGGCCCAGAGCGGTCCGACGCCGGCTCCGTGCCGGCGGCCGAGGTCGCTCCCGCCGGTGGTAGTAAGCTCGGCACGGCACAgcccgaggtgtgtgtgtcctga